The Metabacillus sediminilitoris genome window below encodes:
- a CDS encoding divergent PAP2 family protein: MDLLHNFPLLASLAAIFFAQFVKVPIQFIATRKWNWSLLTSTGGMPSSHSAAVTALSTGVALDHGLESSIFAISAVFAIITMFDATGVRRHAGEQATVLNKLVVDFNKFVEEAKVWPKKAEQEKQKQLKELLGHQPIEVFFGGLTGILLTLFLYFLFL; encoded by the coding sequence TTGGATTTACTACATAATTTCCCCTTACTTGCGTCATTAGCTGCTATCTTTTTTGCTCAATTTGTGAAAGTACCAATCCAATTTATCGCTACGAGGAAATGGAATTGGTCTCTGTTAACAAGTACAGGCGGGATGCCCAGTTCACATTCAGCAGCTGTCACTGCTCTTTCTACAGGGGTTGCATTGGATCATGGACTAGAATCGTCCATCTTTGCGATATCTGCTGTTTTTGCCATTATTACGATGTTTGATGCAACTGGTGTCAGAAGACATGCAGGTGAACAAGCCACTGTTTTAAATAAGCTTGTGGTTGATTTCAATAAATTTGTAGAAGAAGCAAAAGTATGGCCGAAAAAAGCCGAACAAGAAAAACAGAAGCAGCTAAAAGAACTTCTTGGACACCAGCCTATTGAAGTTTTCTTTGGAGGGCTAACAGGTATTCTACTTACTCTATTTTTATATTTCTTATTTTTATAA